The following proteins come from a genomic window of Legionella cherrii:
- a CDS encoding ferritin-like domain-containing protein encodes MTQGRPESETMDDAIIKTLNKLLELEMAGVVRYTHYSFMIFGFNRIPICKWMRDQAQESLNHAHLIGELITHFSYHPTLKIGTLLETHQHNIRTILEESLEHEKQGLNLYYQLLHHSEKKSVLVEEFARKMIQEEEMHVGEIYKMLMSPETLKD; translated from the coding sequence ATGACACAGGGAAGACCCGAGTCTGAAACAATGGATGATGCCATCATAAAAACGCTAAATAAATTATTAGAGCTTGAGATGGCGGGGGTTGTGCGCTATACCCACTACTCTTTTATGATATTTGGTTTTAATCGTATTCCTATCTGTAAATGGATGCGGGATCAGGCTCAAGAGAGCTTAAATCACGCTCATTTAATAGGGGAGCTCATCACCCATTTTTCCTATCACCCTACACTTAAAATTGGCACATTATTAGAGACTCATCAGCATAATATTAGAACTATTTTGGAGGAGTCTCTTGAGCATGAGAAACAAGGTTTGAATTTATATTATCAACTCTTACACCATTCAGAAAAAAAGTCAGTGTTAGTTGAAGAGTTTGCCAGAAAAATGATTCAAGAAGAAGAAATGCATGTTGGCGAAATCTATAAAATGCTTATGTCGCCTGAAACGTTGAAAGATTAG
- a CDS encoding lipase family protein, with protein MPKCTIRLLLDAAQLAYRIEGKENKLREDENETSEGYIKTKTLIEGITKAEYEIQAKTNPEADASDALAAVCLKPIDDKSPSPIIISYRGTASIKDVSSNINLTLTGTVGKKLQEEAYDFYEQAKKRFPNREIIIVGHSLGGHLAQYVGARAYATDKDLRDSRKLHVRTFNTASIDSLHGRSLTEKRPDLLAQFCNYRLDMDIVSGLPVAENLGRLPTPRYYGNTFSFCTDKNRFAAHPLRAMREVIPDPVQDLEVGGINQAQRDLNMLKEAVLGIKEAYAAHIKGQWFSTFRMGSQNKKIIDKQLDLVTAALNENPPDFEIARMQLSIAKHRTSGPTSYNCLDFLTKELNFVKSESPEDATILTVRTTQNNI; from the coding sequence ATGCCAAAATGTACTATTAGATTATTACTCGATGCAGCACAGCTCGCGTATCGTATTGAAGGAAAAGAGAATAAGTTGCGCGAAGACGAAAACGAAACGAGTGAAGGCTACATCAAAACCAAGACATTAATAGAGGGTATCACTAAAGCTGAATACGAGATCCAGGCTAAAACCAATCCCGAAGCAGATGCTTCTGACGCTTTAGCGGCTGTTTGTCTTAAACCAATAGATGACAAATCCCCTTCCCCTATTATCATCTCGTACAGAGGAACAGCGTCGATTAAGGACGTGTCTTCCAATATTAATCTAACCTTAACGGGTACCGTAGGAAAAAAATTACAGGAAGAAGCTTATGATTTTTATGAGCAGGCAAAAAAACGGTTTCCCAATAGGGAAATAATTATCGTCGGACATTCTCTAGGAGGACACCTGGCTCAATATGTCGGAGCTCGAGCCTATGCCACAGATAAAGACTTGCGAGACTCAAGAAAATTACATGTGAGAACATTCAATACAGCCTCTATCGATTCACTCCATGGCCGATCATTAACTGAAAAGCGCCCCGATCTTCTTGCTCAATTTTGTAATTACAGACTGGACATGGATATTGTCAGTGGGCTACCCGTTGCAGAAAATTTAGGTAGATTACCCACTCCACGATATTATGGAAACACCTTTTCTTTTTGCACCGATAAAAACAGATTTGCAGCCCATCCTTTGAGGGCAATGAGAGAAGTTATTCCTGACCCCGTACAAGATTTAGAAGTAGGTGGAATCAATCAAGCTCAAAGGGATTTGAACATGCTGAAAGAAGCCGTTCTAGGTATAAAAGAAGCCTATGCAGCCCACATAAAGGGGCAATGGTTTTCTACGTTTCGAATGGGTAGCCAAAATAAAAAAATTATTGATAAACAATTAGATCTTGTTACTGCTGCTTTAAATGAAAATCCACCTGATTTTGAAATAGCAAGAATGCAACTAAGTATCGCCAAGCATCGAACATCTGGCCCTACTTCGTATAATTGCCTTGACTTTTTAACCAAAGAGCTTAATTTTGTTAAGAGTGAATCGCCTGAGGATGCGACAATCTTGACCGTTAGGACAACTCAAAATAATATTTAG
- a CDS encoding AAA family ATPase: MLQTFIKGHRAMLIIFGGLPGTGKTTISKIIAQRIKAVYLRVDTIEQALLNVDGYPDSLIVGSEGYFISYAVARENLALGLNVVTDSVNPIAITRQHWQQVAKQAGADFIEIELICSDATVHQNRVEGRIADLEGHKLPTWQDVLDRHYELWQSKQMVIDTSQYSIDESVELIMNFIVNLCGKK, translated from the coding sequence ATGCTACAAACCTTTATAAAAGGCCATCGAGCGATGTTAATTATTTTTGGTGGGTTGCCAGGCACAGGAAAAACTACGATTTCTAAAATCATAGCCCAGCGTATAAAGGCAGTTTATCTGAGAGTAGACACCATTGAGCAGGCTTTACTTAACGTAGATGGCTATCCTGATTCATTGATAGTAGGTTCAGAGGGGTACTTTATCAGTTATGCAGTCGCTCGAGAGAATTTGGCCTTAGGCTTAAACGTGGTCACCGACTCGGTTAATCCGATTGCAATCACACGCCAACATTGGCAGCAAGTAGCCAAACAAGCGGGAGCAGATTTCATCGAGATTGAACTCATTTGTTCCGATGCAACAGTTCACCAAAATCGGGTAGAAGGACGTATTGCCGATTTAGAGGGGCATAAACTGCCTACATGGCAAGATGTTTTGGATCGCCACTATGAACTTTGGCAAAGCAAACAAATGGTGATTGATACGTCCCAATATTCAATCGATGAGTCCGTGGAGCTAATTATGAATTTTATAGTGAACCTTTGCGGGAAAAAGTAG